A genomic segment from Hypomesus transpacificus isolate Combined female chromosome 13, fHypTra1, whole genome shotgun sequence encodes:
- the ccdc186 gene encoding coiled-coil domain-containing protein 186, translating to MDQSDHASAGSLPQGSEVTFAGKMEGDHHVEGGGEAERPGLEDGTTPTCNDAEPIEPRTRMQTDARTEPSVPARCGGDQELDTSCGSETASIEDGRTLAALLDGTGGVLESSPTVLDEVVESSTSVLEGTIEASPSVLGGVRDSLLAPMHDVRDSSPSVLDGSNENPPAVIEEAGESPPSTLECSTEPPFTTANSTPDSGVPNGLTTPSTPSSPDTVSSVASSPPTKNSKPPPPSSSSPYDTDCSRKLMSQIQRSLSQESLLDELESELLAYQLPEGGGGGAGGHQGNPLVNGLQTDPEGHMAFEKCVQHKYAQQEKAIKRLLDDNKKHQELILGICSEKDTMREELRRRAETEKQHMATIKKFEARVEELFKELKESRDKLVHQDQAAKGALQQMQREMAFRLEQAGKKCEEARQEKESMVMRYVRGEKEALDLRRDKESLEKRLREASKEVDRQALRGNQLAQEKGRLQQLHDAKEGEVSRLARELEKVKEEMNSHLIKVKWAQNKLKSEGDVHKETKDKLRDTTAKLTQAKEETEQIRKNCQDMIRTYQESEEIKSNELDAKLRETRGQLEKHKQEQTDQLEMHRVKSKELEDLKRTFKEGMDELTTLRTKLKCLEEERPRWEDELSKYREIINRQKAEIQRQRDKLGEITSLEEQHQRDGQEMAALREEVDSLGGQITDLQRDVQGSRTREAELLGFTEKLTSKNAQLQSESNGLQSQADRLSAASRELQERLDDTLRALAEQTERLRREESLRQAEGRALQEERDRLQEETARLQTRVDELRDELQTQKRKQAANLKDLTKQLTQARKRLEQQENGGCDREVSSMGSRSSSSGSLNTRHGGGGGGGTLEERSPESQSGSSVVVVDSFPEVDKAMLVERIVRLQKAQARKQEKIEFMEDHIKQLVEEIRRKTKIIQSYVLREETGALSTEASDFNKANLSRRGGIMASLYTSHPADSGLTLDLSLEINRKLQAVLEDTLLKNITLKENLQTLGAEIERLIKQQRDPVDGARQK from the exons ATGGACCAGTCTGATCACGCCTCAGCCGGCAGCCTGCCtcaagggtcagaggtcacgtttgcgggaaagatggagggagaccacCACGTTGAAGGTGGAGGGGAAGCAGAACGGCCTGGTCTGGAAGATGGCACAACACCAACATGTAACGATGCAGAGCCAATTGAACCAAGGACACGGATGCAGACAGACGCACGGACAGAGCCAAGTGTCCCAGCTAGGTGTGGAGGTGACCAGGAGCTAGACACCAGCTGTGGCAGTGAGACAGCCTCCATTGAAGACGGTAGGACTTTAGCTGCTCTTCTGGATGGAACGGGTGGTGTTCTGGAATCTTCCCCCACTGTCCTGGATGAGGTGGTGGAGAGCTCCACCTCTGTTCTGGAGGGGACAATAGAAGCCTCCCCTTCTGTGCTAGGTGGTGTGAGAGATTCTCTCTTGGCTCCTATGCATGACGTACGAGATTCCTCGCCCTCCGTCCTAGATGGTTCAAACGAAAACCCCCCCGCTGTTATTGAAGAAGCCGGGGAAAGTCCACCTTCCACCTTGGAATGCTCCACCGAACCTCCTTTCACGACTGCCAACTCCACACCTGACTCTGGGGTCCCAAACGGTCTAACCACTCCCTCGACGCCCTCCAGCCCTGACACCGTGAGCTCTGTGGCCTCCAGCCCTCCTACCAAGAACAGCAAGCCTCCCCCACCTAGCTCCTCCAGCCCATACGACACGGACTGCAGCCGCAAGCTCATGTCCCAGATCCAGCGCTCGCTGTCTCAGGAGTCCCTCCTGGATGAGTTGGAGTCCGAGCTGCTTGCATACCAGCTcccggagggaggaggagggggggccggAGGGCACCAAGGAAACCCCCTCGTCAACGGGCTGCAGACAGACCCAGAGGGTCACATGgcctttgagaaatgtgtccagCACAAGTACGCCCAGCAGGAGAAGGCTATCAAGAG GCTGCTGGATGACAATAAGAAACACCAGGAGCTGATTCTGGGCATCTGCTCTGAGAAGGATACCATGAGGGAGGAGCTGCGGAGGAGGGCGGAGACGGAGAAACAGCACATGGCCACCATCAAGAAG TTTgaggccagggtggaggagctgtTCAAGGAGCTGAAGGAATCCAGGGACAAACTGGTTCACCAGGACCAGGCAGCCAAGGGAGCCCTGCagcagatgcagagagagatggcCTTCCGCCTCGAACAG gcgGGCAAGAAGTGCGAGGAGGCGCGCCAGGAAAAGGAGTCCATGGTCATGAGGTACGTgcggggggagaaggaggcgcTGGACCTGCGCAGGGACAAGGAGTCCCTGGAGAAGAGGCTGCGGGAGGCCAGCAAGGAGGTGGACCGCCAGGCCCTGAGAGGCAACCAGCTGGCTCAGGAGAAGGGCCGCCTGCAGCAGCTCCACGACGCCAAG gagggagaggtgagcaggCTGGCCCGGGAGCTGgagaaggtgaaggaggagatgaACTCTCACCTTATCAAAGTCAAGTGGGCCCAGAACAAGCTGAAGAGCGAGGGTGACGTCCACAAG GAGACGAAAGACAAGCTGAGGGACACCACCGCCAAACTCACCCAGGCCAAGGAGGAGACGGAGCAGATCCGCAAGAACTGCCAGGATATGATCCGCACCTATCAG GAGTCTGAGGAGATCAAGTCAAACGAGCTGGATGCCAAACTGcgggagaccagaggacagctggagaaacacaagcaggagcagacagaccagctggag ATGCATCGAGTGAAATCTAAGGAGCTGGAAGACTTGAAGAGGACTTTCAAGGAAGGGATGGATGAGCTGACAACTCTACGAACCAAG ctgaagtgtctggaggaagagagaccacGCTGGGAGGATGAGCTCTCCAAGTACAGAGAGATCATCAACAGGCAGAAGGCTGAGatccagaggcagagagacaagctGGGAGAGATCACCTCCCTGGAGGAGCAGCACCAGCG TGATGGACAGGAGATGGCAGCTCTCCGCGAGGAGGTGGACAGCCTCGGCGGTCAGATCACCGACCTCCAGCGGGACGTGCAGGGCAGCCGGACGCGCGAGGCCGAGCTGCTGGGCTTCACAGAGAAGCTGACCAGCAAGAACgcccagctgcagtccgagagCAACGGGCTGCAGTCCCAGGCGGACCGCCTCAGCGCCGCCTCCAGGGAGCTGCAGGAGCGGCTGGACGACACGCTCCGGGCCCTGGCCGAGCAG ACGGAGCGTCTGCGGAGGGAGGAGTCTCTGCGGCAGGCGGAAGGTCGGGcgctgcaggaggagagggaccgGCTGCAGGAGGAGACGGCCCGGCTGCAGACCCGCGTGGACGAGCTGAGAGACGAGCTGCAGACCCAGAAGAGGAAGCAGGCGGCCAACCTCAAGGACCTGACCAAGCAGCTGACGCAAG CTCGCAAGAGGCTGGAGCAGCAGGAGAACGGAGGCTGCGACCGGGAGGTCAGCAGCATGGGCAGCCGCTCCAGCTCCTCAG GTTCCTTGAACACGCGTCACGGAGGCGGCGGAGGGGGCGGCACCCTGGAGGAGCGCTCACCAGAGAGCCAATCGGGTTcctcggtggtggtggtggacagcTTCCCCGAGGTGGACAAGGCCATGCTGGTGGAGCGCATCGTGCGCCTGCAGAAGGCCCAGGCCAGGAAGCAGGAGAAGATCGAGTTCATGGAGGACCACATCAAacagctggtggaggagatccGCAGGAAGACCAA GATCATCCAGAGCTACGTGTTAAGAGAAGAGACCGGGGCTCTGTCCACGGAGGCCTCAGACTTTAACAAAGCCAACCTGAGCCGCAGGGGCGGCATCATGGCCTCCCTGTACACCTCCCACCCAGCCGACAGCGgcttgacccttgacctctcGCTGGAGATCAACAGGAAGCTGCAGGCCGTCCTGGAGGACACGCTGCTGAAAAACATCACGCTCAAG
- the tdrd1 gene encoding tudor domain-containing protein 1, whose product MKRTCLLTMVMPNMPLRRPSTSPGDAPVSPKTFTPSIGTPERPLVTLNGDGGGAESIVRSLSDSLPPMTVKLCNYCSQQGNLLCTRCKRTWYCSLACQKANWNAHRHLCMPSTPESPTSEPKETPLSPVGNGSNTLNSKVNHCDVAGPRRVYLQNLHKNNLSKGAEVQATVVELQSPGRFFIHVQSPETTESLKTISAELQKSSVSSLRSTYVPDQREVCAVKFSLDQNWYRGMVQSVASDQKTASILYIDFGNEENVTMDMIKPLAAGLGLMPPCAVECRVAGIEPVTDSWTEECSIAVKQLVAGKSLTVTVVDVQESGRLHSVDVLLSPIGKNLSTLLVAQGYAAKVTTKQCSEQDIVSASLENFRSQSGGKNENTDARSPDPLTQGLGDSFTAVVTHLQSPDDIICQKLENASVIQELQLKLRERCSQAPPASANFRPAPGTVCCALFSEDNQWYRATVLAYSSEERVCVGYIDFGNSEEVDLGRLLPLSPELLVLPMQAIPCALAGVHPVAEAWSEDCVQMLRRTVCNRFLRVEILGESEGRALVTMVDETSDPQANVAEVLVATGYALPADPSPPRDVAPEAPPAMEALEWSCVELPCEGQKVALLVSVIETPGEFYCNVYNTKEFQVLAELRLELTQYCEANHTPFTPTVGEPCCAMFSGDSVWYRGMVQEVFEGKARVFFVDYGNSSEVEWPRLRAITPHLLRHPFQAIRCYLAGVEPPGFQWSSESLRRFQDLCIGHQLLGRVLSITEQGYGIELESGGQNVRATLFSEQLARVSSQQLTPASKETTASTGPPTAVPTNQKKHHTEMPKLAIQKEAPAQVLMPKEASFPVDWRTEELPSMETFQPRIAAVVSPSLFYLFNPNQVDRELLQQVMRDLTVYCSSQASPSQGRPPPGAACCAQFSADKSWYRAVVLETRDTEATVLYADYGNAETVALSCILPIPKELLQLPFQICRCALQGRENFPVVWPAEVLELFRVLLSDGVLASKQTYDGRCNLLSVTLSNEHGQGHLNSMILEGLQSTKAQAKTASPKPHHTLTATTTHKPDQITPTPKPHPAPTATTTQNAAGNMETTAVVLETPGPRHSGESVKPAAAPVNEHTRQVKREPKDLQSATCSKSTNGSPCCCLQLKTQIDNLEGLILSLMKQLGLPN is encoded by the exons ATGAAACGCACGTGTCTCCTAACAATGGTGATGCCCAACATGCCACTGAGGAGGCCTTCCACCAGCCCGGGCGATGCCCCGGTCTCTCCCAAGACTTTCACCCCGTCCATCGGAACACCAGAGCGGCCTCTAGTGACTTTGAACGGTGACGGAG GTGGCGCCGAATCTATTGTTCGTTCTTTG AGTGATTCCTTGCCACCCATGACTGTGAAATTGTGCAACTACTGCAGTCAGCAAG GAAACCTTCTCTGTACACGCTGCAAGAGAACCTGGTACTGCTCATTGGCATGTCAGAAAGCCAACTGGAACGCTCACAGACACTTGTGCATGCCAAGTACCCCAGAAAGCCCTACAAG TGAACCAAAAGAAACTCCACTGTCACCAGTAGGAAATGGATCCAACACATTAAACTCAAAG GTGAACCACTGTGATGTGGCTGGTCCCCGGAGAGTCTACCTCCAGAATCTTCACAAGAACAACCTTAGCAAAGGAGCTGAAGTACAG GCAACCGTGGTGGAGCTCCAAAGCCCTGGCAGGTTTTTCATCCACGTGCAGAGCCCTGAGACCACGGAGTCTCTTAAAACCATTTCTGCAGAACTACAGAAGTCCAGCGTCAGTTCTCTGAGGTCCACCTATGTGCCTGATCAAAGAGAGGTCTGCGCTGTCAAATTCTCCCTGGATCAG AACTGGTACAGAGGGATGGTCCAGTCTGTGGCTTCAGACCAGAAGACTGCCAGTATTCTCTATATTGACTTTGGCAACGAGGAAAATGTGACAATGGACATGATTAAGCCCCTGGCTGCTGGCCTGGGGCTCATGCCTCCTTGT GCTGTGGAGTGCCGCGTGGCAGGGATCGAGCCGGTGACGGACAGCTGGACGGAGGAGTGTAGCATAGCAGTGAAGCAGCTGGTCGCAGGGAAGAGCCTCACGGTGACTGTGGTGGATGTCCAGGAGAGCGGCCGCCTCCACTCTGTGGACGTCTTACTGTCGCCTATTG GCAAGAATCTCAGTACCTTACTCGTGGCCCAAGGATATGCGGCGAAGGTGACCACCAAGCAGTGCTCTGAACAGGACATTG TGAGTGCTTCCCTGGAGAACTTCCGGAGCCAGTCGGGCGGTAAGAATGAGAACACGGATGCCCGGTCCCCCGACCCGCTGACCCAGGGGCTGGGAGACTCCTTCACTGCTGTGGTCACTCACCTGCAGTCCCCTGACGACATCATCTGTCAGAAGCTGGAGAACGCCA GTGTGATCCAGGAGCTGCAACTGAAGCTGAGGGAACGCTGCAGTCAGGCTCCTCCAGCCAGTGCCAACTTCAGACCAGCCCCTGGCACCGTCTGCTGTGCCCTGTTCTCAG agGACAACCAGTGGTACAGAGCCACCGTGCTGGCCTACTCGTCCGaggagcgagtgtgtgtggggtacaTTGACTTTGGCAACTCCGAGGAGGTGGACCTGGGGCGCCTGCTGCCCCTGAGCCCGGAGCTGCTGGTTCTGCCCATGCAAGCCATCCCCTGCGCCCTGGCCG GCGTGCATCCCGTGGCCGAGGCCTGGTCCGAGGACTGCGTCCAGATGCTGCGGCGCACCGTGTGCAACCGCTTCCTGCGCGTGGAGATcctgggagagagcgagggcagGGCGCTGGTCACCATGGTGGACGAGACCAGTGACCCCCAAGCCAACGTGGCCGAGGTGCTGGTCGCCACCGGCTACGCCCTGCCTGctgaccccagccccccccggGACGTGGCGCCTGAGGCCCCCCCCGCAATGGAGGCCCTGGAGTGGTCCTGTGTGGAGCTTCCCTGCGAGGGCCAGAAGGTGGCGCTGTTGGTCAGCGTGATAGAGACCCCGGGAGAATTCTACTGCAACGTCTACAACACTAAAG AGTTTCAGGTTCTCGCTGAGCTGAGGTTGGAATTGACCCAATACTGTGaggcaaaccacacccccttcaCGCCTACTGTGGGAGAGCCTTGCTGCGCCATGTTCTCTG gagACAGTGTGTGGTACCGAGGTATGGTGCAGGAGGTGTTTGAGGGCAAGGCCAGAGTCTTCTTTGTGGACTACGGCAACTCCAGCGAGGTGGAGTGGCCCCGTCTCCGAGCCATCACGCCACACCTCCTCAGACATCCCTTCCAGGCCATCCGCTGTTACCTCGCAG GTGTGGAGCCCCCGGGCTTCCAGTGGAGCAGCGAGTCTCTCAGACGGTTCCAGGACCTGTGCATCGGCCACCAGCTGCTGGGCCGAGTCCTCTCCATCACGGAGCAGGGCTACGGCATCGAGCTGGAGAGCGGCGGGCAGAACGTCAGGGCCACCCTTTTCTCTGAACAGCTGGCCAGAGTGTCCAGTCAGCAGCTCACACCAGCTTCAAAAGAGACCACGGCTAGCACCGGCCCACCCACAGCCGTGCCCACCAATCAGAAGAAACATCACACGGAGATGCCCAAACTGGCCATTCAGAAGGAGGCTCCTGCTCAGGTTCTGATGCCAAAGGAAG CTTCATTCCCTGTGGACTGGAGAACCGAGGAGTTACCCAGCATGGAGACCTTCCAGCCCCGCATTGCAGCTGTGGTCAGCCCTAGTCTGTTCTATCTGTTCAACCCCAACCAGG TGGACCGGGAGCTGCTGCAACAGGTGATGAGGGACCTGACTGTCTACTGCAGCAGCCAGGCCTCCCCCAGCCAGGGCAGACCTCCCCCTGGAGCTGCCTGCTGCGCCCAGTTCTCTG CAGATAAGAGCTGGTACAGAGCGGTGGTGCTGGAGACCCGGGACACGGAGGCCACGGTGCTCTATGCAGACTACGGCAACGCTGAGACGGTGGCCCTCTCCTGCATCCTGCCCATCCCCAAagagctgctgcagctgcccTTCCAGATCTGCCGCTGTGCCCTCCAGG gTAGGGAGAACTTTCCTGTGGTGTGGCCGGCGGAGGTCCTGGAGCTGTTCCGAGTCCTGCTGTCCGACGGCGTCCTGGCCTCCAAGCAGACCTACGATGGACGCTGCAACCTGCTGTCGGTCACCCTGAGCAACGAGCACGGCCAGGGCCACCTCAACAGCATGATCCTGGAGGGCCTGCAGAGCACCAAGGCTCAAGCCAAGACCGCCTCACCCAAACCACACCACACCCTGACCGCCACAACCACGCACAAACCAGATCAAATCACGCCCACACCGAAACCGCACCCAGCCCCGACCGCTACAACCACCCAGAACGCAGCTGGCAACATGGAGACCACCGCTGTCGTCTTGGAGACCCCAGGGCCGAGACACAGTGGGGAGAGTGTTAAGCCTGCTGCAGCTCCAGTCAATG AACATACCAGACAAGTGAAGCGTGAACCCAAGGACCTGCAGAGTGCCACTTGTTCAAAGAGCACCAACG GATCACCATGCTGCTGTCTTCAATTAAAGACACAG ATTGATAACCTTGAAGGGCTGATTCTGTCTCTAATGAAGCAGTTGGGACTGCCCAACTGA